From the genome of Spirosomataceae bacterium TFI 002, one region includes:
- a CDS encoding phosphoribosylanthranilate isomerase, with protein sequence MLKRKVLVKGINNLSDARYCAGMGVNFICFDLDPNNKNTLPFEKIKEIKNWLVGISIGVDISNFEGTEKVDLKEIEPDFLIVNDNQVDWMGDEIPFFIENSNDKSSAGNVIVKDIDENQYGSLTDKHYVENRWDENSISQLLLKDQPFGIVLQGGDESRPGFSDYGDLMEILELLED encoded by the coding sequence ATGTTAAAGAGAAAAGTTTTGGTTAAAGGAATAAACAATTTATCTGATGCACGCTATTGTGCTGGGATGGGAGTCAATTTTATTTGTTTTGACCTTGATCCTAACAATAAGAATACACTACCTTTTGAAAAAATAAAAGAAATAAAAAATTGGCTTGTTGGCATTAGTATAGGAGTCGATATCTCAAATTTTGAAGGAACCGAGAAGGTAGATTTAAAAGAAATAGAACCAGATTTTCTTATTGTAAATGACAATCAAGTAGATTGGATGGGAGATGAAATACCGTTTTTTATTGAAAATAGCAATGATAAATCAAGTGCTGGAAATGTCATCGTTAAGGATATTGATGAGAATCAATATGGTAGTCTTACAGATAAACACTATGTAGAAAACCGATGGGATGAGAACAGTATTTCGCAATTACTCCTAAAAGACCAACCATTCGGAATAGTTCTGCAGGGAGGTGACGAATCTAGGCCTGGGTTCAGTGACTACGGTGATTTAATGGAAATTTTAGAATTACTTGAGGATTAA
- a CDS encoding lipoprotein-releasing system permease protein, whose amino-acid sequence MNLEQLLAKKIRITKGQAFSSTVLKVGVISVALGVAVVLISFAVLLGFKETIKEKLFTVSSHLQISKITLNQSYEEAPFVFNSEIQGILKNNTNIARFDPIIQKSAILKSEKEINGVLLKGVADSFDWKAFNVNMVAGRAIELDSSYSKEIVLSQTQLKLLNVKLGDEILIYFIQNPPRARKLKIVGVYNTGIPELDESFALVDIQLLRRINNWEENEIGHVEVFLNDFKKLDQSASKLYESLPQDLLIKPITRFLPQFFDWFNLLDRNIIIVIILIVAVAGFNMISVLLIMIMERTPMVGLLKSLGTSNASIQKIFTINAFNIIFKGLLIGNLIAMGVCLIQYYFKIIPLEEESYYMSAMPIQWDWMIFLFVNVGITLFVGLIAYLPTISIRKISPVKVLKYKD is encoded by the coding sequence ATGAATCTGGAACAACTTCTCGCAAAAAAAATAAGAATCACAAAAGGCCAAGCTTTTTCTTCCACAGTTTTAAAAGTGGGAGTTATTAGTGTTGCTTTAGGTGTTGCTGTTGTTTTGATATCTTTTGCGGTTCTCTTAGGGTTCAAGGAAACTATCAAAGAGAAGTTATTTACAGTTTCTTCTCATTTGCAGATAAGCAAAATTACATTGAATCAGTCGTATGAAGAAGCTCCTTTCGTTTTTAATTCTGAAATTCAGGGAATTCTAAAAAATAACACAAACATTGCACGCTTTGATCCAATTATTCAAAAGTCGGCAATTCTTAAATCGGAAAAGGAAATTAACGGTGTTTTACTCAAAGGCGTTGCTGATTCATTCGACTGGAAAGCATTTAATGTCAATATGGTTGCAGGTCGAGCAATTGAGTTAGATTCTTCATACAGCAAAGAAATTGTCCTTAGCCAAACCCAACTAAAATTACTAAACGTCAAATTAGGCGATGAAATATTGATTTATTTTATCCAAAATCCGCCACGTGCTCGAAAACTAAAAATTGTAGGAGTATACAATACAGGTATTCCTGAGTTAGATGAAAGTTTTGCTTTGGTAGACATCCAACTCTTACGTAGAATTAACAATTGGGAAGAAAATGAAATCGGACATGTAGAAGTTTTCTTAAATGACTTCAAAAAACTGGACCAATCGGCTAGCAAATTGTATGAAAGCTTACCTCAAGATCTTTTGATAAAGCCTATTACGAGGTTTTTACCTCAGTTTTTTGATTGGTTTAACCTTTTGGATAGAAACATAATCATCGTTATCATATTGATTGTTGCGGTTGCAGGATTCAACATGATTAGCGTATTGCTCATTATGATTATGGAACGAACACCAATGGTTGGGCTCTTAAAATCCTTAGGAACATCCAATGCTAGTATTCAAAAGATTTTTACAATTAATGCCTTTAACATCATTTTTAAAGGCTTACTGATTGGAAATCTAATTGCAATGGGAGTTTGCTTAATTCAATACTATTTCAAAATAATCCCATTGGAGGAGGAAAGCTACTACATGAGTGCCATGCCTATCCAATGGGACTGGATGATATTTTTATTTGTGAATGTGGGAATTACACTTTTTGTAGGCTTAATTGCCTACTTACCTACAATCTCTATTAGAAAGATAAGCCCAGTTAAGGTATTGAAATATAAAGACTAG
- a CDS encoding tRNA (5-methylaminomethyl-2-thiouridylate)-methyltransferase — protein MSKHGRILVAMSGGIDSSLAAVMLHDEGYEVIGMTMKTWDYAASGGSKKETGCCSLDSINDARNIAVDLGFPHYILDIRAEFGDSVIDHFTGEYLEGRTPNPCVLCNTHIKWDALLKRANNLDCEHIATGHYAKIRNENDRFVISRGVDNFKDQSYVLWGISQESLARTILPLGGLKKSEIYEMAKERKFYDLVNKSESYEICFVPDNDYRGFLKRRVDGLEERVAGGNFVLENGTVVGKHQGYPFYTIGQRKGLGIAMGYPIFVTEIRKDTNEVVLGTEEYLKKDGMHVAKLNMQKYASLEGKSLETTTKVRYKDAGTAATISQIGRDKMEVIFDEPVNAIAPGQAAVFYEGEDVIGGGWITKSFHKDKNQVEMHENLNL, from the coding sequence ATGAGTAAACACGGAAGAATATTAGTAGCCATGAGTGGCGGAATTGACAGCTCACTAGCTGCTGTAATGTTACATGACGAAGGCTACGAAGTCATAGGTATGACCATGAAAACATGGGATTATGCGGCCTCTGGAGGTAGTAAAAAAGAAACAGGCTGTTGTAGCCTAGACTCTATAAACGATGCAAGGAATATTGCAGTAGATCTTGGTTTCCCACATTATATCCTGGACATTAGAGCTGAATTTGGCGATTCAGTAATTGATCATTTCACAGGAGAATATTTAGAAGGTAGAACACCCAACCCATGTGTGTTATGTAATACACATATAAAGTGGGATGCACTTTTAAAAAGAGCGAATAACCTTGATTGCGAACATATTGCAACTGGTCACTATGCCAAAATAAGAAATGAAAACGACAGGTTTGTCATTTCTAGAGGAGTTGACAACTTCAAAGACCAAAGCTACGTACTGTGGGGTATTTCTCAAGAAAGTCTTGCGAGAACAATATTGCCTCTTGGCGGTTTGAAAAAGTCGGAAATTTACGAAATGGCCAAAGAAAGGAAATTCTACGATTTAGTTAATAAATCTGAATCGTACGAAATATGCTTTGTACCAGACAATGACTACCGCGGATTCTTAAAAAGAAGGGTTGACGGATTGGAAGAAAGAGTAGCTGGAGGAAACTTTGTGCTAGAAAATGGAACTGTTGTTGGTAAACATCAAGGATACCCTTTCTACACGATTGGGCAACGTAAAGGACTTGGCATAGCAATGGGCTACCCAATCTTCGTAACTGAAATACGCAAAGACACCAACGAGGTTGTTTTAGGTACAGAAGAGTATCTCAAAAAAGATGGGATGCATGTAGCTAAGCTAAATATGCAGAAATACGCTTCTTTAGAAGGAAAGTCATTGGAAACTACTACCAAAGTAAGATATAAAGATGCTGGTACTGCCGCAACTATTTCTCAAATAGGAAGAGATAAAATGGAGGTCATCTTTGACGAGCCAGTGAACGCAATTGCTCCAGGGCAAGCTGCTGTTTTTTACGAAGGCGAAGATGTGATTGGTGGCGGATGGATCACCAAAAGTTTTCACAAAGACAAGAATCAAGTTGAAATGCATGAAAACTTAAATCTTTGA
- a CDS encoding Phage shock protein PspC (stress-responsive transcriptional regulator) — MKEKLHRIKNGNTVLGGVALGLGKHFSIDPVIIRVVFAILFFTPVPIFIAYVILWIILPVNSYEYAFDSTNDASITNTSFQTSNFNTMSRESKNGNLVGGIILIVLGGFFAVKTFFGINLFSYIGKMWPLFLVGLGVWLIIKDRTEGDNFDNFNNPDQNKEF; from the coding sequence ATGAAAGAGAAATTACATAGAATAAAAAATGGCAATACCGTGTTAGGTGGAGTTGCACTTGGGCTCGGGAAGCATTTCAGTATTGACCCCGTAATTATTAGGGTCGTTTTTGCAATACTTTTTTTTACACCAGTTCCCATTTTTATTGCCTACGTAATTTTATGGATCATTTTACCAGTTAATTCGTATGAATATGCTTTTGATTCAACAAACGACGCATCAATAACAAATACATCATTTCAAACATCTAATTTCAATACAATGAGCAGAGAATCTAAAAACGGAAATCTCGTAGGCGGAATCATCCTTATAGTTTTAGGAGGTTTCTTCGCAGTCAAAACATTCTTTGGTATCAACCTTTTCTCATACATTGGAAAAATGTGGCCTTTATTTTTAGTGGGCTTAGGGGTATGGTTAATTATCAAAGATAGAACCGAGGGAGATAATTTCGACAACTTCAATAATCCAGATCAGAATAAGGAATTCTGA